From the genome of Synergistetes bacterium HGW-Synergistetes-1, one region includes:
- the whiA gene encoding DNA-binding protein WhiA has translation MEHLSYKIWDEWTAFPIIPPVEDEIAGILDGSNCRKTGSEYEFTSGRIFALRRLLKLWADSEYQNIETIRIIYGEQQKSRLRFSLNVELAEKIFGRISISSRKKRNWNWVRGMWGSCGALYVPKTGYHLVLRPPVRNGSAERLQSILKSADFSVGIRKKSQMRELMLRDQQQIVTFLSRMGFVKTVLALEETAIYRSMRSRANKLVNCDSANINKTLEAAERQMKLIREMEEAGILEELPDELRELVFARKKNPSISLKELGQNLPRPISKSTVEYRWRKCENILHKLLKGDGAHVFGKGRR, from the coding sequence AGCCGGTATCCTGGATGGTTCGAACTGCAGGAAAACCGGAAGTGAATATGAGTTTACTTCAGGAAGGATTTTTGCTTTAAGAAGACTTTTGAAGCTATGGGCAGATTCAGAATACCAGAACATTGAGACGATTAGGATAATCTATGGCGAACAGCAGAAGAGCAGGCTTCGTTTCTCGCTCAATGTGGAACTTGCCGAAAAGATATTTGGCAGGATCTCAATATCATCCCGTAAAAAGAGAAACTGGAACTGGGTCAGGGGGATGTGGGGCAGCTGCGGTGCTCTTTATGTGCCCAAAACAGGCTATCACCTCGTCCTCAGGCCTCCGGTACGAAACGGAAGCGCGGAGAGACTCCAGAGTATACTGAAATCAGCCGATTTCAGCGTAGGGATAAGGAAAAAAAGCCAGATGCGTGAGCTTATGCTGAGAGATCAGCAGCAAATCGTGACCTTTCTTTCAAGAATGGGATTTGTAAAGACAGTCCTGGCTCTTGAGGAGACGGCAATATACAGATCAATGAGAAGCCGCGCCAATAAGCTTGTAAACTGTGACTCTGCCAATATCAATAAAACACTTGAAGCGGCGGAAAGACAAATGAAATTGATAAGAGAGATGGAAGAGGCAGGCATTCTGGAAGAACTTCCTGATGAGCTTAGGGAACTTGTGTTTGCAAGGAAAAAAAATCCGAGCATTTCTTTAAAAGAACTTGGACAAAATCTACCGAGACCTATTAGCAAAAGTACGGTAGAATATAGGTGGAGGAAGTGTGAAAATATACTGCATAAGCTGTTGAAGGGGGATGGTGCCCATGTATTTGGGAAAGGCAGACGTTAA